Proteins from a single region of Ananas comosus cultivar F153 linkage group 3, ASM154086v1, whole genome shotgun sequence:
- the LOC109707603 gene encoding thaumatin-like protein 1b, with translation MAKLYAAIIIISLLSLCTWGAMCATFTIRNNCGYTVWPGMLSGAGTAPLSTTGFALASGQSSSMDVPSGWSGRFWGRTLCSADATTGVFSCATGDCGSGTVACSGTGAAPPATLAEFTLDGSGGMDFYDVSLVDGYNLPMLVVPQGGTAGNCTATGCLVDLNGVCPSDLKVVLSAANGGGAAVACKSACEAFGSPQYCCSGAYGNPTTCKPSAYSEFFKNACPRAYSYAYDDATSTFTCAGANYLITFCPSTASQKSSGVNSQAAGLPLVNDTMVFLGGDSEDDTSSSAVSLAAAPRRALSFALALLTVSLLLLKQQLF, from the exons ATGGCAAAATTATACgcagcaataataataatatccctCCTGTCTCTCTGCACATGGGGTGCAATGTGTGCGACGTTCACAATACGCAACAACTGCGGGTACACGGTGTGGCCGGGCATGCTGTCCGGCGCCGGCACCGCGCCGCTGTCGACGACGGGGTTCGCGCTGGCGAGCGGGCAGTCGAGCTCGATGGACGTGCCGTCGGGGTGGTCGGGCCGGTTCTGGGGCCGGACGCTCTGCTCCGCCGACGCCACCACCGGCGTATTCTCCTGCGCCACCGGGGATTGCGGGTCGGGGACCGTCGCCTGCTCCGGCACCGGCGCCGCTCCCCCCGCCACCCTCGCCGAGTTTACGCTCGACGGCAGCGGAGGGATGGACTTTTACGACGTCAGCCTCGTCGACGG GTATAACTTGCCTATGCTGGTGGTGCCGCAGGGAGGGACGGCGGGCAATTGTACTGCGACGGGGTGCCTGGTCGACCTGAACGGCGTCTGCCCGTCGGATTTGAAGGTGGTGCTCTCCGCGGCCAACGGCGGAGGGGCCGCGGTGGCCTGCAAGAGTGCGTGCGAGGCGTTCGGGTCCCCGCAGTACTGCTGCAGCGGGGCGTACGGGAACCCCACCACCTGCAAGCCGTCCGCATACTCCGAGTTCTTCAAGAACGCGTGCCCGCGGGCGTACAGCTACGCCTACGACGACGCCACCTCCACCTTCACCTGCGCCGGAGCCAACTACCTTATCACCTTCTGCCCCAGCACCGCCag CCAAAAATCGTCAGGCGTGAATTCGCAGGCGGCCGGCCTGCCGCTGGTCAATGACACGATGGTCTTCCTCGGCGGCGACAGCGAGGACGACACGAGCAGCTCCGCCGTATCCCTTGCGGCAGCGCCTCGCCGCGCTCTCtccttcgccctcgccctcctcaCCGTCTCCTTGCTGCTGCTAAAGCAACAGCTCTTCTAA